The proteins below come from a single Marinobacter bohaiensis genomic window:
- a CDS encoding CBS domain-containing protein, protein MRSLKVSDVMWNHIEPVRCGTSLSKVVNVLLRNHVSGLPVVDEKRHVLGFVSEQDCIHALLVTSYHHEGEPVVDDVMFADPLTVPPEMAMVDLAQNLGRNKPKIYPVVDGGKLVGIVTRAAILQALAKSGYGSQVPRFATEDD, encoded by the coding sequence ATGCGATCACTCAAGGTCAGTGACGTCATGTGGAATCACATTGAGCCCGTGCGTTGCGGCACCTCGTTGTCGAAGGTGGTGAATGTGCTCTTGCGCAACCACGTGAGTGGGCTGCCGGTCGTCGACGAGAAACGCCATGTGCTGGGATTCGTTTCCGAGCAGGACTGCATCCACGCGCTGCTGGTCACGAGCTATCACCACGAGGGCGAACCGGTTGTGGATGATGTCATGTTTGCTGATCCGCTGACGGTACCCCCGGAAATGGCCATGGTGGACCTGGCACAGAATCTCGGCCGCAACAAACCCAAGATCTACCCGGTGGTCGATGGCGGTAAGCTGGTGGGCATCGTCACCCGCGCGGCGATCCTCCAGGCACTGGCCAAATCCGGTTACGGCTCCCAGGTTCCCCGTTTCGCCACCGAGGACGATTAG
- a CDS encoding DUF6279 family lipoprotein encodes MLLALALLLGGCSTTRFAYQQMDWFAAWWVDDYIPLDNRQDARLQADVRAFRQWHCRHELPRYDAWLADLESLALQPPIRETEVAHLQNRFFNALDRLLARIEPGATRLLSSLSDEQVIALGQAMARNQADKREELLGDDPAGRRLARMNERAERWLGPLTGEQRATLVNWNQGRGPITEIWLEGRGRWQAALMESLEQRHEPHFPSQVRQLLSRDGAARGEAYQAMRADSRQALAGLVTDLVNQSTPAQRTHLTREIRQLRTDFTALSCPARGIAGDSAAAG; translated from the coding sequence GTGCTGCTGGCGCTGGCCCTGCTGCTGGGCGGCTGCAGCACCACCCGATTCGCCTATCAGCAGATGGACTGGTTCGCGGCCTGGTGGGTGGACGACTACATCCCCCTGGACAACCGCCAGGACGCCCGTCTGCAGGCGGACGTCCGCGCCTTCCGGCAATGGCACTGCCGCCACGAACTGCCCCGCTACGACGCCTGGTTAGCCGACCTGGAAAGCCTCGCGCTCCAGCCCCCCATCCGGGAAACCGAGGTGGCGCACCTGCAGAACCGCTTCTTCAATGCCCTGGACCGGCTGTTGGCGCGGATCGAGCCCGGCGCCACGCGTCTGCTGTCGTCCCTCAGCGACGAACAGGTGATCGCACTGGGACAGGCCATGGCCCGCAACCAGGCGGACAAGCGCGAGGAGCTGCTGGGCGACGATCCAGCCGGCCGGCGGCTGGCGCGCATGAATGAACGGGCCGAGCGCTGGCTGGGACCGCTCACCGGTGAACAGCGCGCCACCCTGGTGAACTGGAATCAGGGGCGAGGGCCGATAACGGAAATCTGGCTGGAGGGCCGCGGCCGCTGGCAGGCAGCCCTGATGGAGAGTCTGGAGCAGCGCCACGAGCCGCACTTCCCCAGCCAGGTCCGGCAGCTGCTGAGCCGTGACGGTGCGGCCCGCGGCGAAGCCTACCAGGCCATGCGCGCCGACAGCCGCCAGGCGCTGGCCGGGCTGGTGACCGATCTGGTCAACCAGTCCACGCCCGCGCAACGGACCCACCTGACACGCGAAATCCGCCAGCTGCGGACGGATTTCACGGCCTTGAGCTGTCCCGCCCGGGGGATAGCCGGCGACTCGGCGGCCGCCGGCTGA
- a CDS encoding VOC family protein: protein MQYLHTMVRVADLDASLNFYCNLLGLEEVRRMDNDKGRFTLVFLAAPEDRERALADKAPMVELTYNWDPEEYTGGRNFGHLAYRVDDIYALCDKLQAGGVTINRPPRDGHMAFVRSPDNISIELLQKGDALPPQEPWASMENTGSW, encoded by the coding sequence ATGCAATACCTGCACACCATGGTCCGGGTCGCCGACCTGGATGCGTCCCTGAATTTCTACTGCAACCTGCTGGGTCTGGAAGAAGTCCGGCGCATGGACAACGACAAAGGCCGTTTCACACTGGTGTTCCTGGCCGCGCCGGAAGATCGCGAGCGCGCCCTGGCGGACAAGGCGCCGATGGTGGAACTGACCTACAACTGGGATCCCGAGGAATACACCGGCGGCCGCAATTTCGGCCACCTGGCCTACCGGGTGGATGACATCTACGCGCTGTGCGACAAACTGCAGGCCGGCGGCGTCACCATCAACCGCCCGCCGCGGGACGGTCACATGGCGTTCGTGCGCTCGCCGGACAACATCTCCATCGAACTGCTGCAGAAAGGCGACGCCCTGCCGCCGCAGGAGCCCTGGGCCAGCATGGAAAATACCGGGAGCTGGTAA
- a CDS encoding bifunctional metallophosphatase/5'-nucleotidase has translation MKGTKTLLALAVSASALILTGCNDDDDRDEYTLQLLHFADVDGAPGAIDEVDRFSALVNAFRADRDNTLLVSSGDNVIPGPRYFAASDDALVEALGVPANGRADIAFMNAMGVSVSAIGNHDLDGGTGEFAAMLSAETDGDNSYPGAAFPFVSANLDVTTDDALAPLATDAGQDNAAMAGRIAASTVVTVGGERIGVVGATTPALASITSTGGITITPDVVAEEAQLYDDIAAVVQPAVDELTDAGINKVVLVAHMQQIAYEKALAQRLNGVDVIVAGGSNTLLADADDVLRDGDTAADTYPLSFESPDGEPVLVVNVDGDYKYLGRLVLTFNADGVIDTDRLDPAVNGAWASTESTVDQLMGEVNPRVAEVSQAIREVLAARDGNIVGQTSVYLDGRRGQVRTEETNLGNLSAQANLWYAQSFDPDTVISLKNGGGIRSAIGQIVQPAGSNDPDDAEFLPPAANDSVGKEEGDISQFDIEGSLRFNNSLALLTVTGAELHDLMEHAVAATADGATPGQFPQIAGMRFSFDPARTARTAGDTNTGAATTGRRIQSLVVETGSGDVTVVENGSLVAAQASTGFRMVTLGFLASCVQTGTEAGADSCGDGYPFKNLTNDLREELPDTDGTDDPGLTDFAGYGSEQDALSEYLRATFDPTGSVFFSEAETEAANDERIQNLSVRADSVIVP, from the coding sequence ATGAAGGGAACCAAAACGCTTTTGGCGCTTGCCGTCAGCGCGTCGGCACTGATCCTAACCGGTTGCAACGACGATGACGACCGAGATGAATACACGCTGCAGTTGCTGCACTTCGCGGATGTGGATGGTGCCCCCGGCGCCATCGACGAGGTGGATCGATTCTCCGCGCTGGTCAACGCCTTCCGCGCCGACCGGGACAACACCCTGCTGGTGAGTTCCGGTGACAACGTCATCCCCGGCCCGCGCTACTTCGCCGCCAGCGACGACGCCCTGGTCGAAGCGCTGGGTGTGCCGGCCAACGGCCGCGCCGACATCGCCTTCATGAACGCCATGGGGGTGTCGGTGTCCGCCATCGGCAACCATGACCTGGACGGCGGCACCGGGGAATTTGCCGCCATGCTCAGCGCCGAAACCGACGGCGACAACAGCTACCCGGGCGCCGCCTTCCCATTCGTGTCCGCCAACCTCGACGTCACCACCGACGACGCCCTGGCGCCCCTGGCCACCGACGCCGGGCAGGACAACGCCGCCATGGCCGGTCGTATCGCCGCTTCCACCGTCGTGACCGTCGGCGGTGAGCGCATCGGGGTGGTTGGCGCCACCACGCCGGCCCTGGCGTCGATCACCAGCACCGGCGGTATCACCATCACGCCGGACGTCGTGGCTGAGGAAGCCCAGCTCTATGACGACATCGCCGCGGTGGTGCAGCCGGCGGTGGACGAACTGACCGACGCCGGCATCAACAAGGTGGTGCTGGTGGCCCACATGCAGCAGATCGCCTACGAGAAAGCCCTGGCGCAGCGCCTGAACGGCGTGGACGTGATCGTGGCGGGCGGCTCCAACACCCTGCTGGCGGACGCCGACGACGTGCTGCGCGACGGCGACACCGCCGCCGACACCTACCCGCTGTCGTTCGAATCCCCCGACGGCGAGCCGGTGCTGGTGGTGAACGTGGACGGCGACTACAAGTACCTGGGGCGCCTGGTCCTGACCTTCAACGCGGACGGCGTCATCGACACCGACCGGCTCGACCCGGCGGTGAACGGCGCCTGGGCTTCCACGGAGAGCACGGTCGACCAGTTGATGGGCGAGGTGAACCCGCGCGTGGCGGAAGTCTCCCAGGCCATCCGCGAGGTGCTGGCGGCGCGCGACGGCAACATCGTCGGCCAGACTTCGGTCTACCTCGACGGCCGCCGCGGTCAGGTGCGCACCGAGGAAACCAACCTGGGGAACCTGAGCGCCCAGGCCAACCTGTGGTACGCCCAGTCCTTCGATCCGGACACGGTGATTTCCCTGAAGAACGGCGGCGGCATCCGTTCCGCCATCGGCCAGATCGTGCAGCCGGCCGGCTCCAACGACCCGGACGACGCCGAGTTCCTGCCGCCGGCGGCGAACGACAGCGTGGGCAAGGAAGAGGGCGATATCTCCCAGTTCGACATTGAAGGCTCGCTGCGCTTCAACAACAGCCTGGCCCTGCTGACCGTGACCGGTGCCGAGCTTCACGACCTGATGGAGCACGCGGTTGCCGCCACCGCGGACGGCGCCACACCCGGTCAGTTCCCGCAGATCGCCGGTATGCGCTTCAGCTTCGATCCGGCCCGGACCGCCCGCACCGCAGGCGATACCAACACCGGCGCCGCGACCACCGGCCGCCGTATCCAGTCGCTGGTGGTGGAAACCGGTAGTGGGGACGTGACCGTGGTTGAGAACGGCAGTCTGGTGGCCGCGCAGGCGTCGACCGGGTTCCGGATGGTGACCCTGGGCTTCCTGGCGTCCTGCGTGCAGACGGGCACCGAAGCCGGGGCGGACAGCTGCGGCGACGGCTATCCGTTCAAGAACCTGACCAACGACCTGCGAGAGGAACTGCCGGACACCGACGGCACCGACGACCCGGGCCTGACTGATTTCGCCGGCTACGGCAGCGAGCAGGACGCCCTGTCGGAATACCTCAGGGCCACCTTCGATCCGACCGGCAGCGTGTTCTTCAGCGAGGCGGAGACGGAAGCGGCCAACGACGAGCGTATCCAGAATCTGTCGGTCCGTGCCGATTCTGTGATCGTTCCCTGA
- a CDS encoding alanine/glycine:cation symporter family protein: MEALSNVITAINGLVWGPPMLVLILGVGLFLSLGLKLMPILKLGTGFKLMWQGRQSGDDGEIPPFQALMTALSATVGTGNIAGVATAVFLGGPGALFWMWLTALVGMATKYSEAVLAVNYREVDERGDHVGGPMYYIRNGLGHKWTWLGVLFAVFAAVAGFGIGNTVQANSVADVIETNFNVPHIVTGLVLAVLVGLVLIGGIKRIGQVASSLVPLMAIAYLVAGLIVLAINATEIPAAIALVVEHAFSPIAAQGGFAGAAVWAAIRFGVARGIFSNEAGLGSAPIAHAAAQTNNPIKQGMVAMLGTFIDTIIICTITGLVIITSGVWTSGESGAALTSMAFAHALPSVGNYLVAIALAVFAFTTILGWSFYGERCIEFLFGVKAIWPYRVLWIIAIPVGATSNLGIIWLVADTLNAMMALPNLVALALLSPVIFRLTREHFEREGVKTP; this comes from the coding sequence ATGGAAGCCCTGTCGAATGTCATCACCGCGATCAACGGCCTGGTCTGGGGGCCGCCCATGCTGGTCCTGATCCTGGGTGTCGGTCTGTTCCTGAGCCTGGGCCTGAAGCTCATGCCGATCCTGAAGCTGGGCACCGGCTTCAAGCTGATGTGGCAGGGCCGCCAGTCCGGCGACGACGGCGAGATTCCGCCGTTCCAGGCCCTGATGACCGCGCTGTCGGCCACCGTCGGGACCGGTAACATCGCCGGTGTAGCCACGGCGGTCTTCCTCGGCGGTCCGGGCGCACTGTTCTGGATGTGGCTGACCGCCCTGGTGGGCATGGCCACCAAGTACTCCGAAGCGGTGCTGGCGGTGAACTACCGCGAGGTGGACGAGCGCGGCGACCACGTCGGCGGGCCCATGTACTACATCCGCAACGGCCTGGGCCACAAGTGGACCTGGCTGGGCGTGCTGTTCGCCGTGTTCGCTGCGGTGGCTGGCTTCGGCATCGGCAACACCGTGCAGGCCAACTCGGTGGCGGACGTCATCGAAACCAACTTCAACGTGCCGCACATCGTCACGGGCCTGGTACTGGCGGTGCTGGTGGGCCTGGTCCTGATCGGCGGCATCAAGCGCATCGGCCAGGTGGCGTCCTCGCTGGTGCCGCTGATGGCCATCGCCTACCTGGTGGCCGGGCTGATCGTACTGGCCATCAACGCCACCGAGATTCCCGCCGCCATCGCCCTGGTGGTGGAGCACGCCTTCAGCCCCATCGCCGCCCAGGGCGGTTTCGCCGGGGCCGCCGTGTGGGCCGCTATCCGCTTCGGTGTGGCGCGCGGCATCTTCTCCAACGAAGCGGGCCTGGGCTCGGCACCCATCGCCCACGCCGCGGCGCAGACCAACAACCCGATCAAGCAGGGCATGGTGGCCATGCTGGGCACCTTCATCGACACCATCATCATCTGCACCATCACCGGCCTGGTGATCATCACCTCCGGCGTCTGGACCAGCGGCGAGTCCGGTGCCGCCCTGACCTCGATGGCCTTCGCCCACGCCCTGCCCAGCGTCGGCAACTACCTGGTGGCCATCGCCCTGGCGGTGTTCGCCTTCACCACCATCCTGGGCTGGTCGTTCTATGGCGAGCGCTGCATCGAGTTCCTGTTCGGCGTAAAGGCCATCTGGCCCTATCGGGTGCTGTGGATCATCGCCATTCCCGTCGGCGCCACCTCCAACCTGGGCATTATCTGGCTGGTAGCAGACACCCTGAACGCGATGATGGCCCTGCCCAACCTGGTGGCGCTGGCGCTGCTGAGCCCGGTGATCTTCCGTCTGACTCGGGAACATTTCGAGCGTGAAGGCGTCAAAACCCCGTAA
- a CDS encoding GAF domain-containing protein, translating into MKAPPLAPDEPQRIDSLRALRVLDTPVEERFERITRLAQKFYGVAIAAITLVDEDRQWFKSIQGLEAKATERRVSFCGHALLEDDIFVVEDTLRDERFDDNPLVTGPPHIRFYAGLPLRVQQRIPVGTLCVIDSRPHATSEFDFSVLRDLAALAEREFAFESPANRRDTIHGGPRENLLDEVTGLWNWAGITRQLEESTQRIKMIGGEITLVWLRVTPADTGNTSAEADNAVRRDWSERLLGALDFFDTVGTLDTRDFLLMVHEGERAQLLVRLGMVANRLTQNGDPAYTPPHHLAFAALKTIDGRMGVAEILEQLEKGLPEPESDSGTLVLMNGRQRSRIPLL; encoded by the coding sequence ATGAAAGCACCGCCCCTTGCTCCCGACGAGCCTCAACGCATCGACAGTCTGCGTGCCCTGCGCGTGCTGGACACGCCGGTGGAAGAGCGTTTCGAGCGCATTACCCGGCTGGCACAGAAATTCTATGGCGTCGCCATCGCCGCCATCACCCTGGTGGACGAGGATCGCCAGTGGTTCAAGTCGATCCAGGGTCTGGAGGCGAAAGCCACCGAAAGGCGCGTTTCCTTCTGCGGTCACGCCCTGCTGGAGGACGATATTTTCGTCGTCGAGGACACCCTGCGGGACGAGCGCTTCGACGACAACCCGCTAGTGACTGGCCCACCCCACATCCGTTTCTATGCCGGCCTGCCGCTGCGGGTGCAGCAACGGATTCCGGTCGGCACCCTGTGCGTGATCGACTCCCGGCCCCACGCCACCAGCGAATTCGACTTCAGCGTCTTGCGGGACCTGGCCGCCCTGGCCGAGCGCGAGTTCGCCTTCGAAAGCCCCGCCAACCGCCGCGACACGATCCACGGCGGCCCCCGTGAGAACCTGCTGGACGAGGTCACCGGCCTGTGGAACTGGGCCGGCATCACCCGCCAGTTGGAGGAGTCCACCCAGCGCATCAAGATGATCGGCGGTGAGATCACGCTGGTGTGGCTGCGGGTGACGCCGGCGGACACCGGGAACACCTCCGCCGAGGCCGACAACGCCGTCCGCCGTGACTGGAGTGAACGCCTGCTGGGCGCCCTGGACTTTTTCGACACGGTGGGCACCCTGGACACACGCGATTTCCTGCTCATGGTCCATGAGGGCGAGCGGGCCCAACTGCTGGTTCGCCTGGGCATGGTGGCCAACCGGCTGACGCAGAATGGCGACCCCGCCTATACGCCGCCCCATCACCTGGCTTTTGCGGCGCTGAAAACCATCGACGGCCGGATGGGCGTGGCCGAGATCCTGGAACAACTGGAGAAGGGCCTGCCGGAACCCGAATCGGACTCGGGCACGCTGGTGCTGATGAATGGCCGACAGCGCTCGCGCATCCCGCTGCTCTGA
- a CDS encoding NAD(P)H-quinone oxidoreductase — MKAIAIDGERLLWRDHDAPGEPAADEVTLDVAYAGMNRADLMQRAGAYPPPPGASTILGLEVSGHVRAVGEDVTHLQPGDPVCALLTGGGYAERVRVPAVQVLPLPDGVSLRDAAGLPEVFATAWLNLYMEAALKPGERILLHAGASGVGTAVIQLARELDNPVFVTAGSDTKIEACKELGAEAGWNRHNGPFVDAVRDWGGVDMVLDPVGGAYIGDDQKVLNLNGRIVLIGLMGGRQGEVDLGVMLMKRQRLIGSTLRSQPVALKGEVMDALYETVWPLLASGQIRPVIDRVFPIADAEAAMAYLQANENQGKVLLQVAT, encoded by the coding sequence ATGAAAGCCATCGCGATTGACGGGGAACGCCTCCTGTGGCGTGACCACGACGCGCCGGGCGAACCGGCGGCGGACGAGGTCACCCTCGACGTGGCCTACGCTGGCATGAACCGGGCCGACCTGATGCAGCGGGCGGGCGCCTATCCGCCGCCGCCCGGAGCCTCGACGATTCTGGGTCTGGAGGTCAGCGGCCACGTGCGCGCGGTGGGCGAAGACGTCACCCACCTGCAACCCGGAGATCCGGTGTGCGCCCTGCTGACCGGAGGCGGTTACGCCGAGCGTGTCCGTGTGCCAGCGGTGCAGGTGCTGCCGCTGCCCGACGGCGTCTCCCTGCGCGATGCCGCCGGCCTGCCGGAGGTGTTCGCCACCGCCTGGCTCAACCTGTACATGGAAGCGGCCCTCAAACCGGGCGAGCGGATCCTGCTGCACGCCGGCGCCAGCGGCGTCGGCACCGCGGTGATCCAACTGGCCCGGGAACTGGACAATCCGGTGTTCGTGACCGCCGGCAGCGACACCAAGATCGAGGCCTGCAAGGAATTGGGCGCCGAGGCGGGCTGGAACCGCCACAACGGTCCGTTCGTCGACGCGGTGCGCGACTGGGGCGGCGTCGATATGGTGCTGGATCCGGTTGGCGGAGCCTACATCGGCGATGACCAGAAGGTGCTCAACCTGAACGGCCGCATCGTGCTGATCGGCCTGATGGGCGGGCGCCAGGGCGAGGTGGATCTGGGCGTGATGCTGATGAAACGCCAGCGCCTGATCGGCTCCACCCTGCGTTCGCAGCCGGTCGCGCTCAAAGGCGAGGTGATGGATGCCCTGTACGAGACGGTCTGGCCACTGCTGGCCAGCGGCCAGATCCGGCCGGTGATCGACCGGGTTTTCCCCATCGCCGATGCCGAAGCGGCCATGGCCTATCTCCAGGCCAACGAGAACCAGGGCAAAGTGCTCTTGCAAGTGGCGACCTGA
- a CDS encoding thiol-disulfide oxidoreductase DCC family protein, with protein MADTLYYDGRCPLCRHEIDLLGRWQTGGLNLADIHTLVPDPQHPDRESLLRRLHLRTDDGHWLVGLDATVRAWSHTPFGALLRPLRWPGLRRLADRFYTTWAHRRYQRRYDCSLCSAPTRDR; from the coding sequence ATGGCTGACACACTCTACTACGACGGCCGCTGCCCGCTGTGCCGTCACGAAATCGACCTCCTGGGCCGCTGGCAGACCGGCGGCCTGAACCTGGCCGACATCCACACGCTTGTCCCGGACCCGCAGCACCCGGACCGTGAGAGCCTGTTGCGCCGGCTGCATCTGCGCACGGACGACGGGCACTGGCTGGTAGGGCTCGACGCCACCGTCCGGGCCTGGTCCCACACCCCGTTCGGAGCGCTGCTGCGTCCGCTGCGCTGGCCGGGCCTGCGCCGACTGGCCGACCGCTTCTACACCACCTGGGCCCACCGCCGTTATCAGCGACGCTATGACTGCAGCCTCTGCTCAGCGCCAACCCGCGACCGTTAG
- a CDS encoding type 1 glutamine amidotransferase domain-containing protein — MKVLMVLTSHDQMGDTGHKTGFWLEEFASPYYAFVDAGIDVTLASPAGGQPPVDPNSDAEDAQTDATRRFKQDTEARKALANTLKLDAVSSADYDAIFYPGGHGPLWDLSEDPVSINLLETAAGSDKVIGAVCHAPGVFRHVKGADGESIVKGRRVTGFTNSEEAGVQLTDVVPFLVEDMLKENGADFGRTDDWGSHVEIDGKLITGQNPASSEAAAKAVVQAIKG, encoded by the coding sequence ATGAAAGTACTGATGGTTCTGACCTCTCACGACCAGATGGGCGATACCGGCCACAAGACGGGCTTCTGGCTGGAAGAGTTCGCATCACCCTACTACGCGTTTGTCGATGCCGGCATCGACGTGACCCTGGCCTCCCCCGCCGGCGGTCAGCCTCCGGTGGATCCCAACAGCGACGCCGAAGACGCCCAGACCGATGCCACCCGTCGTTTCAAGCAGGACACCGAGGCGCGCAAAGCGCTGGCCAACACCCTGAAGCTCGATGCCGTGTCCAGCGCCGACTACGACGCCATCTTCTACCCCGGCGGCCACGGCCCGCTGTGGGACCTGTCGGAAGATCCGGTCTCCATCAACCTGCTGGAAACCGCGGCCGGCAGTGACAAGGTGATCGGCGCCGTATGCCACGCCCCGGGCGTGTTCCGCCACGTCAAGGGCGCCGACGGCGAATCCATCGTCAAGGGCCGCCGTGTGACCGGCTTTACCAACTCCGAGGAAGCCGGCGTGCAGCTGACCGACGTGGTGCCGTTCCTGGTGGAAGACATGCTCAAGGAAAACGGCGCGGACTTTGGCCGCACCGACGACTGGGGCAGCCACGTGGAAATCGACGGCAAACTGATCACCGGCCAGAACCCGGCGTCCTCGGAAGCCGCGGCCAAGGCGGTGGTCCAGGCCATCAAGGGGTAA
- the fghA gene encoding S-formylglutathione hydrolase, giving the protein MELLSSNRCFDGEHRRYRHRSDVLNCDMEFAVFLPPQSRKAPVPVLYWLSGLTCTDQNFMQKAGAQKRAAELGMAIVCPDTSPRGVNLPGEDDNYDFGSGAGFYVNATQEPWSAHYRMYDYVVSELPTLVETNLPVTETRSVSGHSMGGHGALIAALRNPGRYASVSAFAPICHPTACPWGQKAFLGYLGSDESTWAEYDATLLIPEADERLPLLIDQGTADQFLEEQLYPETLAEACERVHHHVTLRMHSGYDHSYFFIASFIDEHLEHHAKALGLL; this is encoded by the coding sequence ATGGAACTGCTTTCATCCAACCGCTGCTTTGATGGTGAGCATCGCCGGTATCGCCATCGCTCCGACGTGCTCAACTGCGATATGGAATTTGCCGTCTTCCTGCCTCCCCAGTCCCGCAAGGCGCCTGTGCCCGTGCTCTACTGGCTGTCGGGGCTGACGTGCACGGACCAGAATTTCATGCAGAAGGCCGGGGCCCAGAAGCGCGCGGCGGAGCTGGGGATGGCGATCGTCTGCCCGGATACCAGCCCGCGCGGCGTGAACCTGCCGGGCGAGGATGACAACTACGATTTCGGCAGCGGCGCCGGCTTCTACGTCAACGCCACCCAAGAACCCTGGTCGGCCCACTACCGCATGTACGACTACGTGGTCAGCGAGCTGCCCACGCTGGTGGAAACCAACCTGCCGGTGACCGAAACGCGCTCGGTCTCCGGTCACTCCATGGGCGGACACGGCGCCCTGATCGCCGCCCTCAGGAATCCGGGCCGCTATGCGTCGGTGTCCGCCTTCGCGCCTATCTGCCACCCCACCGCCTGCCCCTGGGGCCAGAAAGCCTTCCTGGGCTACCTGGGCAGTGACGAGTCCACCTGGGCCGAGTACGACGCCACCCTGCTGATTCCGGAGGCGGACGAACGCCTGCCGCTGCTGATCGACCAGGGGACGGCGGACCAGTTCCTGGAAGAGCAGCTCTATCCGGAGACACTGGCCGAGGCCTGTGAGCGGGTGCATCACCACGTCACCCTGCGCATGCACAGCGGCTACGATCACAGTTACTTCTTCATCGCCTCGTTCATCGACGAGCACCTGGAGCATCACGCCAAGGCTCTGGGTCTGCTGTAG
- a CDS encoding alpha/beta fold hydrolase: MNVALKHYPPESRRIGANGLEFCVETRGNPSGEPVVFIMGLGAQMTLWPESLLNAYAEAGYWVVRFDNRDIGLSTHLKAHLQDHPLKAMLNSRLGRPVAAPYTLHDMAADVGGLMDALEIGRAHLVGVSMGGMITQVLAGDYPQRVRSATLVMTSTNSPRLPMPKLGLVWRLSGIGVKGHDEDAVVARSLDFWRAIQSPDYPTAPHTVRERLISDYRRAYHPAGILRQTRAILASGSLSSITRRIQAPTAIIHGAADPLIRPVAAEQLQYLIPHAQARLIPGMGHDLPEPLVATIAETSLGVMGLASR; the protein is encoded by the coding sequence GTGAATGTAGCCTTGAAGCATTACCCGCCCGAATCGCGCCGTATCGGCGCCAATGGCCTGGAATTCTGCGTCGAGACCCGGGGCAACCCGAGCGGCGAACCGGTGGTGTTCATTATGGGCCTGGGCGCCCAGATGACCCTGTGGCCGGAGAGTCTGCTCAACGCCTACGCCGAAGCCGGCTATTGGGTGGTTCGTTTCGACAACCGGGACATCGGCCTGTCCACGCACCTCAAGGCGCACCTGCAGGATCATCCGCTCAAGGCCATGTTGAACTCCCGCCTGGGGCGGCCCGTGGCTGCGCCCTACACGCTGCACGACATGGCGGCGGACGTAGGCGGCCTGATGGACGCGCTGGAGATCGGGCGCGCGCACCTGGTGGGCGTCTCCATGGGGGGCATGATCACCCAGGTGCTGGCGGGGGATTATCCACAGCGGGTGCGTTCGGCCACCCTGGTGATGACCTCCACCAACAGTCCGCGCCTGCCCATGCCCAAACTGGGGCTGGTCTGGCGGTTATCGGGGATCGGCGTGAAAGGCCACGATGAGGACGCGGTGGTAGCCCGCTCGCTGGACTTCTGGCGCGCCATCCAGAGCCCGGATTATCCCACCGCGCCGCACACCGTGCGTGAACGACTCATTAGCGACTACCGACGCGCGTACCACCCGGCCGGCATCCTGCGTCAGACCCGGGCGATTCTTGCCAGCGGCAGCCTGTCCTCCATCACCCGCCGCATCCAGGCGCCCACGGCGATCATCCACGGCGCGGCGGACCCGCTGATCCGGCCGGTGGCGGCGGAGCAGCTGCAGTACCTGATTCCCCACGCCCAGGCGCGGCTGATTCCCGGCATGGGGCACGATCTGCCGGAGCCGCTGGTGGCCACGATCGCCGAGACGAGTCTGGGCGTGATGGGTTTGGCCAGCCGCTGA